The window CTGTTTTCCAGTCGTCTATCATTTGTTCCAACCTAGTGACCTCGTCTTTGTTAGCAGCGAGGATCTCCACGTTCTGTTTTATGCCTGTTAAGAAATCCCTTATCTCTTCGAAATCTGCATTTCTACTCTCTAAACATGTTATGTATGCTTGATTCTCTTCCCTTACATGCTGTTCCAACAAACGTACTTTTATTGTTGGAAAGTCAGATGCAGTCAAACTTCCAATTGCATCAATCGACGCAGTTGAAATTCCCAGAGCTTTGAACGCTTCTTTAGCGTATTGAATGTTACGGTGAAATGTTGCTTTGTCCATCTCTAAGCGAGAAGAGTGACAAACTGCATTCCTCAAGCGCCGAAGCTGATCAATAGCCAGTGCAAAGGTTTCGTCATTATCTCCTACTGGACTCAACACAGATCCATGGAAACTTCCATAAGGAACAGCACAGGGCTTTACATAGAAATCAGCGAGGGTTTTGGAATGAATACTGAAAGACTTTGCAAAGATGGTAGCTTGGAATAAGGCGGTGCAATCCCATTCATTATACGACTGGTGGGTAGGAACTTTAGTTGTACCTCCCTCTGTAGATACAAAGAGATTTCTCACAGCAGTGGAGTCATCCCAAAGCTGAAAGCCAGGGCGATGCCCAATAGTGCTGTCCCACATCGTCTTAAAAGTCTGACGTAAAGCCTTTGGGAATTCATTTAAAACCAGGGACAAACACTTGAAATGATTTAACTCCTCGTCACGATAAGGGTGCAAGGACATCACGAATTGGTGCTAATAAAGCATTTCCACAAAGGATCTAAATAAaagataaatgaataaatacaaTAAGCGGATATCATTTCATTCTTCTCTTACGGGGAAAGACTGAAAATACTATTtcctcattaatttttttcgctTGAGAAGAAAGAGCTTTGATGTCTgaaacagatttttttcaaaggtacAGAGGGAATGAGTTCCATTACTATCTCTGTGTCGCCGACTTTTGCCTCGCTTACTGACACTGAAAACTCTCCGTTCATGATGACGATTCATTTTCAGCTGAAGCGGCGTATAGTTCATCCGTCTCAAAAACCGGCCCGAAAAGgttttgtttgtaaacaaaagcCCTATCCGATATGCTTTTTTCTTTCGGCGCAAGAGATATCTGGTATAGTGTCGACATACTTAAAAAGATCTCATGGTCAATCCGTAAATTAAGGGCATATCTTGACGCTACTCTGGTTTGGAGAAATTTGAATGCAGATTACAAAGATCCAATTAGCCTTTCGACATTACAGTCAATCCTTTTTCAATTAAATCAGAAATCAGTGAAACAGTCAATTGTTTCTAGACACAAAAACTATAGCTTATGTAAGAGTTAGCCGAGTGGACAGAGAACCTGAGAATAATGCGACCAACCCTAACGCGAAGCTTATAGCCCAGTGGTCCGTTGGTTGGGGCGTTGGGTTTGCTTGCTTACGTTGCCCCTAGTTCAAATCCCGTTTtcacctctggtttggatttgtttacgGTTGTTCCGGTATCAACCCTACCTCGcattgtaaatagctaactgaTTCCCTCCTTTCAGTTGGGGGTTTATTAAAAGTGCCGGTGCCTGTGAACTACCTTGATAGCCAAGTGTACTACTGTATACACAatgcatttacatttacatttttatggTCTATCCGAGGGTAGCATTCTACTGATGGAAAGCTATCTTGCTGATAGGTTTCAGAAGGTTAAAGTTGGGAACACTTTTTCAGATTGGACAAGGTGTCCTCCAAGGATCAGTACTCGGACCCTTACTTTTTAGCAAATTCATGAATGATATTTTGTATATTTCCTTTCATTCTGAGGAGCAGGCGTTGCTCAGTTGATTAGTGCgtggctttcggagcaagaggtccccagttcaatccttggtgacttcaacgtctgtttcgactttcctctgatccgtgaaAATCAATTCGAAGCTATAGCTTTAGACACCGTAAAACGCAGCACTGATAGAGGGAGACGGTAAAGGGAGCACTTTCAGGTTCCATTGATACCGGCCTCGCAGCTGAAGGAACTTACGGCGCTAAATAAAGTGACTTAACCTTTTTTTACCTTTAGTTGAGATGCAACGGAAATGCAAGTCGATCTTTTTAACGGCATGTGTCTTAATGTCAACAAATGTCGCTCTAGTGTCCTTGCAACATTCTGTTTTATCTCAAATGGCAAAAGTATTGAAATCTGACATTCCATGAAGCTGCTGGGTGTCACTATTGACAGTGACCTCAATTTCGATGAGCATGTACCAACTGCAAGTGCTGAAGAGCCATAAACATCTCCTACCTGTGCTaagttctttccttttctcttgCCTCAATTACTGTTCAATTATCTGGAATCCTTACGACAAACTTGAGATCAACGAGAGATGCTTACGTTTTATTCAATTTTAGTGACTATCATGATTGCTACGATACACGTTTAGAaaatattctcggttttcaaatgacgtcacggccgccatgttggggccctaaacaaagaaacggcggccatgttggacccccgaccaaatcctccgggaactTAACTCTATTactatgcaaacgttttctattgttttcgttgaaaaacatggctgttgatcacgtgagtgaaaaccaacaattaatCGGCCTAGTCTACACAATCGTAGAATACACGACTTGTTAATTTTAATCCATCGATCTTTTCATGGTCTAGCCTCTTGATAAATTAACGAGCTATTGTTCTTCTCTTATAAACTGCGTGGCATACGCTGCCTTAGCATCCCTAGAGTGAAATCGATTAAACATGGCTTGCACGTGTTTCGCTACTCTGCCAGCAAACACTGGAATATGCTGCAAGAAACACTTATAGAACCGCTGAGTCATTAATAACTCAGAAATCAAGAGCATTACCTTTGATCAAAAACGCTGCTCCTTTCTTAATTAGGTCCGGTTAATCACTACTGAGTTTTTACTTATAGAGGTCACAATGTACATAATAACTAGCGTGTTAAGATTGTCTTAAATTTGTATGTAACATATATTTGTAGTATtaatatatatgggttattaaCCAAGCTTactcggtcaagatggctggatattggcctcgttctttttttgcgggattatggaccgagacgaagtcgaggtccccataaacacgcaaaaaaagaacaaggccaatatccagccatcttgaccgaacaagcttatTCAATAAGGGATTTATCACAtaacttaaaacaccaaaaatgtcTTTTGATATTGTGgcaccaagcgagaaatccccggcgagcgggcagtatcacaccatcttgcccgctcgggtagccaatcgcagcgcgcgatttggttcatctttcccgctcacggagctagtcatataataagtaGGCTTATGCTATCTGTAAAATTCAAGAgaaataaagtttttgattggttgattgattgaccGCGAGTGTATTGTATATCCTCGCGGGATCAAGTTGCCCGATCGCGACAGGTCATGTTAGTTATCATCGTTATACAAGATATACAAGGGAAAATAAATAGTTTCGGTCAGTTTCGACTTCAGTCAGGCTGGCAAATTTCTGTAATTTCAACTTGAAGGGAGATTGGGTCGGGCAACATGGCTGAGTGAACGTGTCTATGATAGCTCCGTGTTTGGAAGCGTTGCATGGCCGACCAAGCTGAATCCACCAAACGAAAAACACGCCAAAGTTCCTCAACTTCATCCGCAGAGGAAAACCGCTTGCCCGATGACAAAAAGATTAGGCGCTACACATCATTTTCCGACTCTGAAACAAGTAACGTATCGGACGAAGTGACCACTGCATTAAACATGGCGGATTTAGTTACGCCCAAACTGGAGCTTTTATTGGAGAAGCTAGTAACTGTTGAATCAAAGCTAGAAAAAGTTGAAGAGTATGTTAAAGCGGTAGATGACAAAGTGAGTAGCCTTCAAGCAAAAATGGACGGGTTTGAGTCCTTTAAAAGAGAGACGGAGAAGAAGGTTTTGGAGCTCGATGAAGGGTTGATCTTTGCAAACGCTGAAAGGGAGTCTTTTAAGGCGGAACTGCAAGATTTACATAATCAGGTCAACCAGCTCAAGGATGAAAAATTGTATATGGAAGTCTACAACCGTCGCGAGAACCTTCGTTTTTTTGGAATCGAAGAAGAAGCCGTACAAAAGGATACTAAAGAAGTTCTAGTCAATTTTTTAACAAAGGAGCTGGGTATAGAAGGCGCGTCTGATATGGAATTCCAAAGAGTTCACCGTCTTGGAAAGCAAAACGCTTCCAGTGGAAAGCCCAGGCAAATCATCGCAAGATTCTTGAGATACCCTGATCGTGAGGAGGTGACGGCTAACGCTAGGAAGTTGAAGGGCAAGAATTATGGAATTTCGGCAGACCTCCCTAAAGAGATAATGGAACGGAGGAGAAAGAAAATGCAGCGTTTTAAGAAAGCTAAAGGGGAGGGTAAGACTGCTTATGTTAGTAGAAGTGAACCAGATAAACTGTTTATTGACGGTGTTGAAGTGTAGGATTCAGCTTTTAGGCAATGTTTGTTTCCTGAAAAATTTGAATATGTACTTCCAAAGAAACGGAGTTTTTTTGTATCTATTGTTTGTATGTGTAGTGTAATGAATGCAAGACCCTTCTCGTCAGTGGCGTTTTTTTTCAACAGCTATAGCTGGCTGCTgttttaattatgtaattatcTGTTGTAGCGTTCGTTTGTCTTTTTTGTTACTGTGTGTACGGTTTGTTGTGTTAATAACTTGTCTATTGTACTCTTGTGGGTCATTCTTTGTTCAAAATCGAAAATGTACTAATTGCTGTGCGGGTAACAATGTCGCTTCTGGGAATAACAGCTactattttcattttccattttacgtatgcaaatttcaatGGATCGCAgtaacttaaaatttaaaactatttCGCTGAATGTTCGGGGTATTCGTACGTTTGAAAAGCGTAAGTCAATTTTCAATTGGATAATCAAGCAAAACTCAGACATTTGCTTTTTGCAAGAGACTTACAGCACCGAGGAGATTGAAAATCAATGGAAAAAGCAGTGGCCTGGAGATATTTATTTTGCCCATGGCTCTTTTCCATAGTCGCGGGGTCGCCATTCTAGTACGAAAATCTCTTGACTTCAAATTAAAATCAATTCGATTTGATAAGGAAGGTAGGTACCTCATTTTAGAGACAACTATTCAGGATGTCCCGTTCCTTCTGGTAAATATCTATGCTCCTAATACCACCACTCAACAAACTATTTTCTTCCAAACATTGTCCGAGCTCATCTACGATGGAGGATTCAGTGAATCTGACCAAAGAATTATATTAGGAGGGGATTTTAACGTAACCATAGATCCAGATCTAGACTGCTCGGGTGGAAACCCAGTGTTAAAAGACTCAGTTAAGTGTGTGGAGGACATTTTGATGAATTACGATTTAGTAGATATTTGGAGAATCCGTAATCCCGATATAAAGAAATTTACTTGGAGACAAAAAAGCCCAATTATCCAGAGACGCCTTGATTATTGGCTCATTAGTGATTCGTTACAAGATGATGTAGCAAAGGTCGACATAGTGACAGCTATAAGAACGGATCACAGTGCAATAACCTTAGAAATCGATAGTCTGGATGACCAGCAGCGTGGCCCATCTTTTTGGAAATTCAACAACAGTCTCTTGGATGACGCTTTGTTTATTCAGCGTTTACGTGAAAAATTTTCAATGTGGCTCGATGAAATTAATTTCTGTGTTGATCTGAGAATTAAATGGGATTGGATGAAATACAAAATTCGCGAGGAAAGTATAACTtttagtaaattgaaagctcaAGAAAGGAGAAGGAAAATCCAAGCAATTGAAAATAGGCTTAAAATATGCGAAGAGAGAATTGCACAATCACCAACGCAAGAAAATCTTGCCAACCTGGAATCGGCTAAAGCGGAGTacgaaaaaaaatatgactacATTGTAAGGGGCTCAATCATCCGATCCCGTGCTACATGGTACGAACAAGGGGAAAGGAACAGCAAGTATTTCTTGAATTTAGAGAATAGCAATAAGAAGAAAAGCTGCATAAGAAAACTTATTAGGACAAATGGAGAAGAGACTACCCCCCCGAGTACTATTACGAATGAAATTTACAGTTTTTACTCGAAACTTTACGACGAACAGTCAGAAATACGAAGTGACTATTCAACTTGTccctttcttgaaaatttctcttcatCTCCTAAGTTAACTGATTCAATGCGTGAAATGTGTGAGGGCCAGTTAACTTATTCTGAATGCTTTAAGGTTTtgtcgaccttcaacaacaataaaactccTGGGAACGATGGGTTCACAGTAGAATTTTATAAGTTTTTTTGGCCAGAAATCGGATCGTTTCTAGTTGACTATTTGAATTATGCCTATTTTCACGGAGAATTATCAACGACGCAAAAACAAGCCGTAATAACTTTAATTGAGAAAAAGGACAAAGACAGGAGATTGATCAAAAACTGGAGACCGATTTCTCTAGTGAATGTTGATGTAAAAATTGGCTCTAAAGCCATTGCTAAACGACTAGAGAAAGTTTTGCCTCATATCATTCATTATGATCAGAATGCCTTTGTCAAAGGACGAACCATTTTCGACGCAGTTCGTACGATAAGCGAAGTCATGGAGTTTGCAAAAATGCGAGACTGCCAAAGTATTATGACCGCGATATAGACtttgagaaagcctttgattcgTTGAATTGGAATTTCCTTCTCAAATCGCTGGAATTCTTTGGCTTTGGTGAATCCGTTTTAGCGTGGATCAAAACGTTTTATAGAAATATAACAAGCTGTGTGATTAACAATGGTTTTTCCACTCGCTCTTTTAATCTTAAGAGGGGCGTTCGCCAAGGGGACCCGCTTTCACCATCACTCTTCATAATAGTACTTGAATTATTGGCATTATCGATACGTAATAACGATGAAATCAAGGGCATTGTAGTGGATGGTAATGAAATCAAATTAGTCATATTTGCTGATGACGACATCATTTGTTAGAGACAAGCTATCGTATCGCACCCTTTTTGATACTCTTACTCTGTTCAGTACATACTCCGGATTGAAGGTAAATCACGAAAAAACGGAAATTCTTTTACTCGGAAATATGGAAGTTAGTAGCTCAGAACTAGGCGTAAATGAAATAAGTAAAGTCATAAAAATTTTAGGGGTGAATTTTACCTTTAACCACTCACTGTTTTATTAACTAAATTTTGAATCAATCGAGAAATCTCTGAGAGGATTGTTGAAGGGTTGGAGCTGGAGAGGACTTACCTTACTTGGAAAAATTCAAGTGATCAAATCTTTTGCTTTACCAAAGATCTTATACAGGGTTGTtcttatttcaaacaaaaaagagtttattaaaaaaattaatgctttattatattcttttgtttggaaaGGAAATGACAAGGTAAAGCGCACAGCTTTTATCAACCCAATTGATAAAGGAGGCTTAAAAATGCCCAATATTGAGTCTATGATCTCTGCCCAGAGAATAATCTGTATAAAGagattttttggatttttatcTTAAAAAAGTAGGGGGGAAATTCTTGTTCCATTGTAATTTCAACTACACTAAATTATCGATAGCTCTTCcagaattttacaaagaatgcatTGTGACATGGGCCTCTCTAAACGAGGACAACCCCTCCTCACTCTCTGAAATAGCAAATCAAGTCATATGGAACAATCGGTTTATTTGTATTGAATCTAAGTCAATTTATAACAATAAGCTGGTTGATCTTGGAATTGTTAAAATTGGAGATCTCTACGACACAAGGGGAGAGCTCAAGTCAAACAAGGAGCCATTATATTCAACTCTTTCACCAATTGAGCATTTCCTACTTTTCAGTCTCCGTGTTACTTTTCCGCAAGAATGGTGCAAAGTATTAAAAACAGATAAAACTTCTATCGCCTCAAAAACAAATGACCTATTCCCAGATGACTTTTATTTACGTATTGAAGGGAAAAGAGTTGATTTCCGAAGTCTACAATCGAAGTTATTATATGAAAGTTTTGTTTCTAAGATATCTTCTTCACAAATAGCGCAGAGGAAATACAAGCTTTTTCAGTACCCACACATCCCAGTTAGACTGGGAAAAGATATACTTGCTGcctttcaaaacaacattggacACTAAATTAAGAGAATTCCAATATAAACTATTAAACAGGATCTTGTACACAAACAAGATGCTGTTCATGTTTAAAAAAGTCGACTCTCCTTTATGCGATTTTTGTGAAAAGGAGTTAGAAACCATAGaacatgttttcttttattgtacaAAAGTGCGTATTTTTTGGGACGATTTTGAAGGCTCTTCTTAATTCTGTAAATATAACTGTTAGCTTTGACATTGAGGATGTTCTTCTCGGGTTTCTAGATACGAGCGATTACATTGTCCTTGAAagtaagttatttatttatcgCTGTAAGTTAAATAAGGGCCCTCTAAAATTAAGATTGTTAGTCGATAAAtttaagaaaacgtttgaaaccGAATGCGTTATTGCGAcaaaaagtaacaaaatccATTTCCacgacaaaaaatggaaacctCTAATTCCATTAATACAATGAATACAATAGTAGCTGTTatccaaattttgttttctataaTTCCCGTACACTTAATTTATACTTGTAtatctatttttatttatttatttatttatttttttatttttttaatttaatttttgttaagtATTTCTTGGTCTTAGTGTAGTATAGTGTAGTATAACGGTGTAGCATAGTTCTCGTTGCAGTTGATAATCAAAGTAACTTGTGCAAGTATTGTAATCCCTGTTTGTATCTTTTTCTACGTTTTTGTATTGTATACCTGtaaagtcaaaaaaaaaattaaaatacaaaaaaaaaaaacttgaagaaaaaaccTATTTACTAAATGTTGTAAGGAGTGTTGGGAATGTCgcaacttcaaaaacaaataaggAAGATCCTTAGCATAAAGAAATATTGACGAAACAATTTTGGAAggataaatagaggatattacatggccgcgcggggatacgaattttatcttcgagtgctgaaagtatctctcacgagtgagcaaagcgaacgagtgaaagatACTTTcggcacgagaagataaaattcgtatccccaagcggccatgtcatgttctgtttattataaagatattgatgaaatgtccagatttaaaacaacttgttttactcattttcgaaatgatgaaaaagtggtcaccaaccgctaaaacacacATTTTATGTAAtgtgaaacaagatatgaaagttatgaaaaacaaatcatgataatatAACAGAATTGATGGAAcagggcccacacaaggacagagaaaaactctgaccagggtgggaattgaacccacgaccttcgggtttagatattttaaacagaatcaCCTTAAGAGAGTGAGCTACAAGGTCACTCGGGAGCAGGCCGtaggaactgaagatgttaaagtcacggcaatgaacatgtacaagtacgaagaaaggttacgtttatacaaacgttggccgtgtagcacttatattttaaacagagttaactgaatagagtgtaatgtgaagtgctcgatttc of the Montipora foliosa isolate CH-2021 chromosome 14, ASM3666993v2, whole genome shotgun sequence genome contains:
- the LOC137984458 gene encoding myosin heavy chain, clone 203-like, with amino-acid sequence MADQAESTKRKTRQSSSTSSAEENRLPDDKKIRRYTSFSDSETSNVSDEVTTALNMADLVTPKLELLLEKLVTVESKLEKVEEYVKAVDDKVSSLQAKMDGFESFKRETEKKVLELDEGLIFANAERESFKAELQDLHNQVNQLKDEKLYMEVYNRRENLRFFGIEEEAVQKDTKEVLVNFLTKELGIEGASDMEFQRVHRLGKQNASSGKPRQIIARFLRYPDREEVTANARKLKGKNYGISADLPKEIMERRRKKMQRFKKAKGEGKTAYVSRSEPDKLFIDGVEV